One window from the genome of Pieris rapae chromosome 8, ilPieRapa1.1, whole genome shotgun sequence encodes:
- the LOC110995628 gene encoding transcription initiation factor TFIID subunit 2: MMNKKVSGNTVKKERTGDNCRPFKLAHQILSLTGISFERRSVIGFVELTIVPLKDNLRYIRLNAKQCRIYRVCLNDQYEANFQYFDPFLDICQNDPNTRSLEVFSQFHLSAAQKIDPDHNSGELHIQVPDEAAHLVGEGRGLRIGIEFSLESPQGGMHFVVPEGEGTLVEKSAHMFTYGHSARLWFPCVDSFAEPCTWKLEFTVDECLTAVSCGELLDVVYTPDHRRKTFHYVVNTPACAPNIALAIGPFEIYVDPHMNEVTHYCLPNLLQILKNTVRYLHEAFGFYEETLSTRYPYPCYKQVFVDETEHEATAYTTMSIMSTHLLHSIAIIDQTYISRKAMAQAVAEQFFGCFITMQNWSDLWLAKGIPDYLCGLYSKKCFGNNEYRYRIHQELQEVVQYEEQYGGIVLDPWQPAASGARVESKDVFFFPVRNVNTMSPHYTEVMRKKSHLVLRMLEQRIGQELLLQVFNKQLSLATNAANTKIGSGLWGHLLLSTNLFVKAIFTVTGKDMAVFVDQWVRTGGHAKFQLTSVFNRKRNTVELEIRQDSVHERGIRKYVGPLLVQLQELDGTFKHTLQIENTVVKSDITCHSKSRRNKKKKIPLCTGEEVDMDLSAMDDSPVLWIRLDPEMSLLRSTVISQPDYQWQYQLRHERDVTAQSEAIDALHNYPEPATRMALTDAIENEQTFYKIRCRAAHCLTKVANAMISTWAGPPAMLTIFRKMFGSFSAPHIIKQNNFDNLQHYYLQKTIPVAMAGLRNIHGICPPEVVRFLLDLFKYNDNSKNHFSDNYYRAALVDALAATITPVISVLQPGAPITADSLSADTKLVLEEVTRVLNLEKVLPCYKNTVSVSCLRAIRRLQQCGHLPSIPTVFRAYAQYGQYIDVRLAAFECLVDFVRVDGKPEDLSNLLTAVESDPDPGVRHGLARLLVSMPPFERAQRHRLDTEAVVHRLWNNMNSHLSNDARLRCDLVDLYYTLYGLKRPLCVPLPEIQAMMKHMHSKERERVEREKDRIEREKEKQRELELELKAVIKQEIDDTIIKREPEIMDSLPLEPARDLPIPVSSIKEEDDKVDIMSINDDAMGYKEESKRDMLSDNAAPLPGIPGSSGPIGFEPGMFRHDKDDLGVPKAKKKKKEKKKHKHKHKHKHSSKDKLKEHKDKLSRPSSTDVLKIKEETRETLSSFSSSQSPSEDISMPMNLSF, translated from the exons ATGATGAATAAAAAAGTCAGTGGAAATACTGTGAAAAAAGAGCGAACTGGTGATAATTGCCGCCCATTCAAATT AGCTCATCAGATATTAAGTTTAACAGGAATAAGTTTCGAGAGAAGAAGtgtaatt GGATTCGTTGAACTCACCATAGTGCCGTTAAAGGATAATTTACGGTATATTCGTTTAAACGCTAAACAATGTCGCATATACAGAGTGTGCCTAAATGATCAATATGAAGCAAACTTCCAGTATTTTGATCCTTTCTTGGATATATGTCAAAATGATCCCAATAC gaGATCTTTGGAAGTTTTCTCCCAGTTTCATCTATCAGCAGCTCAGAAAATAGACCCTGATCACAATTCTGGTGAGCTACATATACAAGTACCAGATGAAGCAGCTCATTTGGTTGGTGAGGGGAGGGGACTTAGAATTGGTATTGAGTTTTCTTTAGAGTCTCCTCAAGGGGGAATGCACTTTGTTGTTCCCGAAGGAGAGGGTACATTGGTTGAG AAATCTGCTCACATGTTTACATATGGCCACTCTGCAAGGCTTTGGTTTCCATGTGTTGACAGCTTTGCTGAGCCATGTACTTGGAAATTAGAATTTACAGTAGATGAGTGTTTAACTGCTGTGTCCTGTGGGGAGTTACTTGATGTAGTCTATACACCAGATCATAGACGTAAAACATTCCATTATGTAGTTAATACACCTGCTTGTGCTCCAAATATTGCATTGGCTATTGG GCCATTTGAGATATATGTGGATCCACACATGAATGAAGTAACACACTACTGCTTACCAAATTTGCTTCAAATATTGAAGAACACAGTGAGATACCTGCATGAGGCATTTGGCTTTTACGAGGAAACATTGTCTACAAGATATCCATATCCTTGCTACAAACAGGTTTTTGTTGATGAG ACTGAACACGAAGCAACAGCCTACACCACAATGTCAATAATGAGCACTCACTTACTTCATTCAATTGCAATTATTGACCAGACATACATAAGCCGAAAAGCTATGGCTCAAGCTGTAGCCGAACAGTTCTTCGGCTGTTTTATTACTATGCAGAATTGGTCAGATTTGTGGCTTGCGAAAGGTATTCCGGATTACCTATGTGGATTGTACTCGAAGAAGTGTTTTGGAAATAACGAATATAGATATCGGATTCATCAAGAACTCCAAGAG GTTGTGCAATATGAAGAGCAATATGGTGGTATTGTGCTGGATCCTTGGCAGCCAGCAGCGAGTGGCGCACGAGTCGAATCCAAAGATGTCTTTTTCTTCCCCGTGAGGAATGTCAACACTATGTCACCGCATTATACAGAG GTTATGCGTAAAAAGTCCCATTTGGTTCTCCGTATGTTAGAACAAAGGATAGGCCAAGAGTTATTACTGCAGGTTTTCAATAAACAATTGTCTTTGGCGACAAATGCAGCCAATACTAAAATAGGCAGCGGCCTCTGGGGTCACTTGTTGCTTTCAACGAATTTGTTCGTAAAAGCAATCTTTACGGTGACCGGTAAAGATATGGCCGTGTTTGTGGATCAATGGGTGCGGACGGGTGGGCATGCCAAGTTTCAGTTGACCTCTGTTTTTAATAGGAAAAG AAATACAGTAGAACTAGAAATACGTCAAGACTCCGTGCACGAACGCGGTATACGTAAATATGTCGGTCCGTTGCTCGTGCAGTTACAAGAGTTAGACGGTACATTCAAGCACACATTGCAAATTGAGAATACAGTTGTAAAATCCGATATAACCTGTCACAGTAAGAGTAggagaaataaaaagaagaagatTCCTCTTTGTACCGGAGAGGAGGTTGATATGGACTTATCAGCTATGGA CGACTCCCCAGTACTATGGATCCGCTTAGACCCCGAAATGTCTCTTCTACGTAGCACTGTCATATCGCAGCCGGACTACCAATGGCAGTACCAGCTACGTCACGAGCGTGACGTCACGGCGCAGAGTGAGGCGATCGACGCCCTTCATAATTACCCGGAGCCAGCTACTAGGATGGCCCTAACTGATGCTATAGAAAATGAACAGACCTTCTATAAGATTAGGTGTAGGGCCGCGCATTGTTTGACAAAG GTGGCAAATGCAATGATAAGTACATGGGCCGGTCCACCCGCGATGCTGACAATATTTCGAAAAATGTTTGGTTCCTTCTCCGCACCTCACATCATAAAGCAGAAcaattttgacaatttacaacattattacttacaaaaaacaattccAGTTGCTATGGCAG GTCTAAGAAATATACACGGCATATGTCCTCCAGAGGTGGTTCGGTTCCTTCTGGATCTGTTCAAATATAACGACAATTCGAAGAACCACTTCTCAGATAACTACTACCGCGCTGCTTTAGTAGACGCGTTGGCTGCTACTATCACTCCAGTCATATCAGTTCTTCAaccg GGTGCTCCAATAACTGCCGATTCCTTATCAGCGGACACAAAATTAGTGTTAGAAGAAGTAACTCGAGTACTTAACTTGGAGAAAGTGTTGCCATGCTACAAAAATACGGTGTCAGTGAGTTGTTTGCGTGCGATACGTCGTTTGCAGCAGTGTGGCCATTTGCCGAGTATTCCCACTGTTTTTCGTGCGTATGCTCAGTATGGACAGTATAttg ACGTGAGGTTAGCGGCATTTGAATGCCTCGTGGATTTCGTGCGTGTTGATGGTAAGCCGGAGGATCTGTCGAATTTACTGACAGCTGTTGAAAGTGACCCCGATCCGGGAGTAAGGCATGGCTTGGCGAGATTGCTGGTGTCCATGCCGCCTTTTGAACGCGCGCAAAGACATCGCCTCGATACAGAAGCTGTGGTACACAG attatgGAACAATATGAACAGCCATCTGTCAAATGATGCCAGGTTAAGGTGTGATTTAGTAGACCTCTATTATACTTTATACGGATTGAAGAGGCCGCTATGTGTCCCCCTACCAGAGATACAGGCAATGATGAAACATATGCATAGCAAGGAGAGAGAGAGAGTCGAGAGAGAAAAAGACAGAATTGAAAGAGAGAAAGAGAAGCAGAGAGAATTGGAATTGGAATTAAAGGCCGTTATCAAGCAGGAAATTGATGAT acaataataaaacgtGAACCGGAAATAATGGATTCATTACCGCTGGAGCCGGCAAGAGATCTCCCAATACCGGTGTCAAGTATCAAAGAGGAAGACGACAAAGTCGATATAATGAGTATCAATGATGATGCAATGGGATATAAG GAAGAAAGCAAGCGAGATATGTTATCGGATAACGCAGCCCCACTCCCGGGTATACCCGGGTCATCTGGTCCGATCGGATTTGAACCGGGCATGTTTAGACACGATAAAGACGATCTTGGAGTGCCtaag gcaaagaagaaaaagaaagagaaGAAGAAACATAAGCACAAACATAAGCACAAGCATAGTAGCAAAGACAAACTAAAGGAGCACAAAGACAAACTGTCCCGTCCGTCCTCCACAGATGTACTCAAAATCAAAGAAGAGACAAGGGAGACCCTCAGCTCATTCAGTTCCAGCCAAAGTCCTTCGGAGGACATATCTATGCCCATGAatctaagtttttaa